A genome region from Nicotiana tabacum cultivar K326 chromosome 13, ASM71507v2, whole genome shotgun sequence includes the following:
- the LOC107776176 gene encoding uncharacterized protein LOC107776176 encodes MRDPMHHHSLFEQERGLKLQLEKWVLVEESMLKQKSRVQWLKLGDANNAYFFASMKNRIVHNQIRRLETAEGHTIINHKDIEAEVTHFCHRLLGLSTTKIYVVQQDVMEEGCKLTRAQQLQLIGLVSKEEISNALKEINDQKAPRYDGFNSLFFKKSCQETFVPRRDIAVNIILNHELVKGYDTKGMSPRCMLKVDLQKAYNSIEWIFIEQVLQGMQFPTKFIKWIMVCLQTVSYSIIINGKPMKPFAARKGLRQGDLMSPFLFVPAMEYFSRMLKIRASRLIANPSKSSIYFCGVKPVLKQQILNLLGFSFGELPVRYLGVPMSSKRESATNQKCHVLSPNILLASVRASQEDHKTDHLDLQEILMD; translated from the exons ATGAGAGATCCTATGCATCACCACTCTCTTTTTGAACAAGAAAGGGGGTTGAAACTACAACTAGAGAAGTGGGTACTAGTAGAGGAGAGCATGCTCAAGCAGAAGTCTAGAGTCCAATGGCTCAAACTTGGGGATGCTAACAATGCTTACTTCTTTGCAAGCATGAAGAACAGAATAGTACATAACCAGATAAGGAGATTAGAAACTGCTGAGGGGCACACTATTATAAATCACAAGGACATTGAGGCAGAAGTCACTCATTTTTGCCACAGGTTACTTGGATTATCGACCACAAAGATCTATGTGGTTCAGCAAGATGTTATGGAGGAAGGTTGTAAACTAACGAGGGCCCAACAACTACAATTAATAGGCCTTGTTAGCAAAGAGGAAATCAGTAATGCATTAAAAGAAATTAATGACCAAAAAGCTCCTAGATATGATGGATTCAACTCTCTTTTCTTCAAAAAGAGCTG CCAGGAAACATTTGTACCAAGAAGGGACATAGCTGTCAATATTATACTCAACCACGAGCTTGTTAAAGGCTACGACACGAAAGGGATGTCACCTAGATGCATGCTAAAAGTCGATTTACAAAAAGCATATAATTCTATTGAGTGGATCTTTATTGAACAAGTACTACAAGGAATGCAGTTTCCAACAAAGTTCATTAAATGGATCATGGTCTGCCTGCAAACAGTGTCATATTCAATTATAATCAATGGGAAACCTATGAAACCATTTGCAGCTAGGAAAGGATTGAGACAAGGGGACCTTATGTCACCTTTCTTATTTGTACCAGCTATGGAATACTTCAGCAGAATGCTGAAAATAAg AGCTTCAAGACTCATTGCAAATCCTAGCAAGAGTTCTATCTACTTCTGTGGGGTTAAACCTGTTCTAAAGCAACAAATACTCAACTTGTTGGGCTTTTCATTTGGAGAATTGCCAGTTAGATATCTTGGTGTGCCCATGAGTTCTAAAAG GGAGAGTGCTACTAATCAAAAGTGCCATGTTCTCAGTCCAAACATTCTGCTCGCAAGTGTTCGTGCTTCCCAAGAAGATCATAAAACTGATCACCTCGACTTGCAGGAAATTCTTATGGATTGA